Proteins encoded together in one Mugil cephalus isolate CIBA_MC_2020 chromosome 16, CIBA_Mcephalus_1.1, whole genome shotgun sequence window:
- the sost gene encoding sclerostin, whose translation MQVSLALLVSSSALLLLQGCCTAVKGWKVLKNDGTEILPEYTENSRTPQEAILPASNGSDNNNNNNNNNNNNNNNNNSNTVNNRAKNGGRTANTVSFSASELSCRELRSTRYITDGSCRSAKPVKELVCSGQCLPSHLMPNSIVRGKWWRNSASDYRCIPAHSRTRRVQLQCPNGNTRTYKIRVVTSCKCKRFRPHHNQSVAKEVPKAQRNKKRLSPGRSKNNTPLVGNSY comes from the exons ATGCAGGTGTCTCTGGCCCTCCTCGTCTCCAGCTCGGCGCTCCTGCTGCTCCAGGGATGCTGCACCGCCGTGAAGGGATGGAAGGTACTAAAAAACGACGGCACGGAGATTTTACCGGAGTACACAGAAAATTCTCGGACGCCCCAGGAGGCAATACTGCCGGCGTCCAACGgcagcgacaacaacaacaacaacaacaacaataacaacaacaacaacaataacaacaacagcaacacagtgAATAACAGGGCGAAAAACGGCGGAAGGACGGCGAACACCGTTTCTTTCA GTGCCTCGgagctgagctgcagagagctgcGGTCCACCCGCTACATCACCGACGGATCTTGCCGCAGCGCCAAGCCCGTTAAGGAGCTGGTGTGCTCGGGCCAGTGCCTGCCCTCTCACCTCATGCCCAACTCCATCGTGCGCGGCAAGTGGTGGAGGAACAGCGCCTCGGACTACCGCTGCATCCCGGCGCACTCCCGGACTCGCAGGGTCCAGCTCCAGTGTCCCAACGGCAACACTCGGACTTACAAGATCCGCGTGGTCACGTCCTGCAAGTGCAAGCGCTTCAGGCCCCACCACAACCAGTCGGTGGCCAAGGAGGTCCCGAAGGCGCAGCGCAACAAGAAGCGCCTGTCTCCGGGCCGGAGCAAGAACAACACGCCGCTGGTGGGCAACTCGTACTGA